In a single window of the Streptomyces sp. NBC_00353 genome:
- a CDS encoding ABC transporter ATP-binding protein, producing MTITTLEKAATTGAATVEFRGMRRKFGATVALDGLDLTARPGELLALLGPSGCGKTTALRVLAGFEHSDSGEVLVDGEDVTRVPAHRRDAGMVFQSYSLFPHLSALDNVAFGMRMRKVRTAERRARAAELLELVGLGGTGERFPHQLSGGQQQRIALARALALRPRVLLLDEPLSALDAKVRLTLREEIRRLQQELAITTLFVTHDQEEALSMADRVAVMRAGRLEQCAAPAELYARPATAFVAEFVGTMSRIPGVLDAERTTVAVLGRRLPVDGEPGEGNDVDVLVRPEAVRLAADDMGDARVVATAFLGAVTRVTVRLADGTEVKADLRTHEAAVLAAGCAVTVTLPDRPVLVAARRR from the coding sequence ATGACGATCACCACGCTGGAGAAGGCCGCCACGACCGGCGCCGCAACCGTCGAATTCCGTGGCATGCGCCGCAAGTTCGGCGCGACCGTCGCCCTCGACGGCCTCGACCTGACCGCGCGGCCCGGGGAACTCCTCGCCCTGCTCGGCCCGTCCGGCTGCGGCAAGACCACCGCGCTGCGCGTCCTTGCCGGGTTCGAGCACTCGGACTCCGGCGAGGTCCTCGTCGACGGCGAGGACGTGACCCGGGTGCCGGCCCACCGCCGCGACGCCGGGATGGTCTTCCAGTCGTACAGCCTCTTTCCACACCTCAGCGCGCTCGACAACGTCGCGTTCGGGATGCGTATGCGCAAGGTCCGTACGGCCGAGCGGCGGGCCCGCGCCGCCGAGCTGCTGGAGTTGGTAGGCCTTGGGGGAACGGGTGAACGCTTCCCGCACCAGCTTTCCGGCGGGCAGCAGCAGCGCATCGCGCTCGCCCGCGCGCTCGCGCTGCGCCCGCGGGTCCTGCTGCTCGACGAACCGCTGTCCGCTCTCGATGCCAAGGTACGGCTGACGCTCCGCGAGGAGATTCGCCGACTGCAGCAGGAACTTGCCATCACCACACTCTTTGTGACGCATGATCAGGAAGAGGCACTCTCGATGGCCGACCGCGTCGCCGTGATGCGCGCGGGACGGCTGGAGCAGTGCGCGGCCCCCGCCGAGCTGTACGCGCGGCCCGCCACCGCGTTCGTCGCCGAGTTCGTCGGCACCATGAGCCGGATCCCGGGCGTGCTCGACGCCGAGCGCACGACGGTGGCGGTTCTGGGACGACGGCTGCCCGTGGACGGCGAGCCGGGCGAGGGCAACGACGTGGACGTCCTCGTACGACCCGAAGCCGTCCGGCTCGCCGCGGACGACATGGGCGACGCCAGGGTCGTCGCCACCGCCTTTCTCGGCGCCGTCACCCGCGTCACCGTCCGCCTCGCCGACGGCACCGAGGTCAAGGCCGACCTGCGGACGCACGAGGCGGCGGTACTCGCCGCGGGCTGCGCCGTGACCGTGACGCTCCCGGACCGGCCGGTGCTGGTCGCGGCGCGGCGCCGCTGA
- a CDS encoding ABC transporter permease, whose amino-acid sequence MARLNTTFRPGRAAVLAVAGLYFLVPLAASVIFTVDVPGQGLNVDAYTRILGTDGFLPSLVLSLELAAATIAVVLLLMVPAMVALRLGAPRLRPVVEIICSLPLIVPPIAFVAGIGTVLKWGPEYLSTTPLFQTFVALQNPDFPIVLVLAYVVMALPFVHRALDAGLRAVDVRTLVEAARSCGAGWPQALVRAVLPNLRGALLNAAFLTLALVLGEFTVAQLLGFQPFAVWIYSIGGSQAQMSVAVSVLSLFLTWALLLAVATLGGRRAPSRTASQG is encoded by the coding sequence ATGGCTCGCCTGAACACCACCTTCCGCCCCGGGCGGGCCGCGGTCCTCGCCGTCGCCGGGCTCTACTTCCTGGTGCCCCTGGCAGCCTCCGTGATCTTCACGGTCGACGTGCCGGGTCAGGGCCTGAACGTCGACGCCTATACGCGGATCCTCGGCACCGACGGCTTCCTGCCCAGCCTGGTGCTCTCCCTCGAACTGGCCGCAGCCACGATCGCCGTCGTTCTGCTGCTGATGGTGCCCGCCATGGTCGCGTTGCGGCTGGGCGCACCCCGGCTGCGGCCCGTGGTCGAGATCATCTGCTCACTGCCGCTCATCGTCCCGCCGATCGCATTCGTCGCCGGGATCGGAACCGTCCTCAAGTGGGGTCCCGAGTACCTCTCGACGACGCCGCTCTTCCAGACGTTCGTCGCGCTCCAGAACCCGGACTTCCCGATCGTGCTCGTCCTCGCATACGTCGTGATGGCACTGCCGTTCGTCCACCGTGCCCTCGACGCGGGGCTGCGCGCCGTCGACGTGCGCACGCTCGTCGAGGCCGCCCGCAGCTGCGGCGCGGGCTGGCCGCAGGCCCTCGTCCGCGCGGTGCTGCCGAACCTCCGCGGCGCGCTGCTGAACGCGGCGTTCCTCACCCTGGCGCTCGTGCTGGGCGAGTTCACGGTCGCCCAGCTCCTCGGCTTCCAGCCCTTCGCCGTGTGGATCTACAGCATCGGCGGCTCACAGGCCCAGATGTCCGTCGCCGTGTCCGTGCTCAGCCTGTTCCTGACCTGGGCACTCCTCCTGGCGGTCGCCACCCTCGGCGGCCGCCGCGCCCCCTCCCGTACCGCCTCCCAGGGATGA